The following proteins are encoded in a genomic region of Palaemon carinicauda isolate YSFRI2023 chromosome 19, ASM3689809v2, whole genome shotgun sequence:
- the LOC137658830 gene encoding forkhead box protein K1-like isoform X1 — translation MDLYLPSTEPGLTLQEMIDCDIKCGIDFNEGMDTMITSSDLNSLDLSGMSSLEAELDLKSFEPLFDPLDKLEDMDTVDDHIADEMNAVNSWMNMSSMSNYNIDLENSIMVNPSAVLPTTLPSTVVKEEVVTSSAMTSTLNKPTLLIKTEPQQAVTTTVQSPQSQPSNGATVTTQVTVMRPQTTIGQTIKQQSPLVSSHPVSHTAALTTVAAKPTLTTASQLVVQSHKPSSVQMSLSSSTANTPSTPVITARTTTSHNIINNRFKNTGKPRKDLRPEEKVFPKPAYSYSCLIALALKNSTTGSLPVSEIYSFMCEHFPYFRTAPNGWKNSVRHNLSLNKCFEKIEKPVVAGSNQRKGCLWALNPAKAHKMDDEVQKWSKKDLQGIKDAMQYPEVLDALEGGEMKFEYSNCGVSSCSEDEDEDEEVDPLSVDASSSSTVGSMKVNSLTSTVIPNQRVQTSVNHVRHTVQNVRTSLPSNLTHTTQSHNLRQAFTSHSIKRSQVTSSDDTELILPDSTMTEINLQTNGSVVDDLGNEIKVEDENSPITTSSTRGLVVRKLPGITPLRSATVRANYVYTPTISSPHQQHHTLNRLVLTNGKLS, via the exons ATGGACCTTTACTTACCCAGTACGGAGCCTGGTCTCACCCTGCAGGAAATGATAGATTGTGATATCAAGTGTGGCATTGACTTTAACGAAGGCATGGACACCATGATCACCTCATCTGATCTCAACTCTTTAGATTTATCGGGTATGTCGTCGCTAGAGGCCGAGTTGGACTTGAAAAGCTTCGAGCCCTTGTTCGACCCTCTGGATAAGTTGGAGGACATGGATACGGTGGACGACCACATCGCGGACGAGATGAATGCCGTCAATTCGTGGATGAACATGTCCTCGATGAGCAATTATAATATAGATTTAGAGAATAGTATAATGGTTAACCCCTCAGCTGTACTGCCAACTACGCTGCCTTCTACAGTAGTCAAGGAAGAAGTCGTAACAAGTTCGGCCATGACCAGTACCTTAAACAAACCGACGCTCCTTATCAAGACTGAACCCCAGCAGGCAGTGACCACAACTGTTCAG AGCCCTCAATCCCAACCCTCCAATGGTGCCACTGTTACCACTCAAGTCACCGTCATGAGACCTCAGACAACTATTGGCCAAACCATCAAGCAGCAGAGTCCTTTGGTGTCGTCCCATCCCGTGTCTCACACGGCAGCGCTCACGACTGTCGCAGCTAAACCTACGTTAACAACGGCCTCGCAGTTGGTTGTACAATCGCACAAGCCATCGTCTGTACAGATGAGTCTATCGTCATCCACCGCAAATACACCTTCGACCCCAGTGATAACTGCTCGCACAACCACCAGTCATAACATAATTAACAACAG GTTTAAGAATACCGGTAAACCCCGTAAAGATCTCCGGCCAGAGGAAAAGGTTTTCCCCAAACCAGCCTACTCGTACTCCTGTCTCATTGCGCTAGCCCTCAAAAATAGTACTACCGGCAGCTTACCAGTCTCAGAGATATACAGCTTTATGTG TGAACATTTCCCGTACTTCAGAACAGCACCAAATGGTTGGAAGAATTCTGTGAGGCATAACTTGAGTCTTAACAAGTGTTTTGAGAAAATAGAAAAGCCAGTTG TTGCGGGAAGTAACCAGCGGAAGGGCTGCCTTTGGGCCCTCAATCCAGCTAAAGCTCATAAAATGGATGACGAAGTTCAGAAATGGAGCAAAAAGGATCTTCAGGGTATTAAAGATGCCATGCAGTATCCAG AGGTTTTAGATGCCTTGGAAGGAGGGGAAATGAAATTTGAGTACAGCAATTGTGGTGTTTCATCTTGTAGTGAAGATGAGGATGAAGACGAAGAGGTGGATCCGTTGTCAGTAGACGCTTCTTCAAGCTCAACAGTAGGGTCAATGAAG GTAAACTCTCTGACATCTACCGTTATTCCCAACCAGAGAGTCCAAACATCAGTGAATCATGTTAGACACACTGTACAGAATGTCCGCACCTCATTACCATCCAATTTAACGCATACTACCCAAAGTCACAACTTAAGGCAAGCGTTCACCTCTCATTCTATCAAGCGAAGCCAAGTAACCTCATCAGACGATACCGAATTAATCTTGCCAGACTCTACAATGACTGAAATCAACTTACAG ACAAATGGGTCTGTTGTTGATGACCTTGGTAATGAAATTAAAGTCGAAGACGAAAACTCCCCAATAACTACAAGTTCGACTCGTGGTCTGGTGGTACGCAAGCTACCAGGAATAACACCTCTCAGGTCTGCTACTGTTCGCGCAAATTACGTCTACACCCCAACAATTTCTTCACCCCATCAGCAGCATCATA
- the LOC137658830 gene encoding forkhead box protein N4-like isoform X2 — protein MDLYLPSTEPGLTLQEMIDCDIKCGIDFNEGMDTMITSSDLNSLDLSGMSSLEAELDLKSFEPLFDPLDKLEDMDTVDDHIADEMNAVNSWMNMSSMSNYNIDLENSIMVNPSAVLPTTLPSTVVKEEVVTSSAMTSTLNKPTLLIKTEPQQAVTTTVQSPQSQPSNGATVTTQVTVMRPQTTIGQTIKQQSPLVSSHPVSHTAALTTVAAKPTLTTASQLVVQSHKPSSVQMSLSSSTANTPSTPVITARTTTSHNIINNRFKNTGKPRKDLRPEEKVFPKPAYSYSCLIALALKNSTTGSLPVSEIYSFMCEHFPYFRTAPNGWKNSVRHNLSLNKCFEKIEKPVVAGSNQRKGCLWALNPAKAHKMDDEVQKWSKKDLQGIKDAMQYPEVLDALEGGEMKFEYSNCGVSSCSEDEDEDEEVDPLSVDASSSSTVGSMKVNSLTSTVIPNQRVQTSVNHVRHTVQNVRTSLPSNLTHTTQSHNLRQAFTSHSIKRSQVTSSDDTELILPDSTMTEINLQLASKGH, from the exons ATGGACCTTTACTTACCCAGTACGGAGCCTGGTCTCACCCTGCAGGAAATGATAGATTGTGATATCAAGTGTGGCATTGACTTTAACGAAGGCATGGACACCATGATCACCTCATCTGATCTCAACTCTTTAGATTTATCGGGTATGTCGTCGCTAGAGGCCGAGTTGGACTTGAAAAGCTTCGAGCCCTTGTTCGACCCTCTGGATAAGTTGGAGGACATGGATACGGTGGACGACCACATCGCGGACGAGATGAATGCCGTCAATTCGTGGATGAACATGTCCTCGATGAGCAATTATAATATAGATTTAGAGAATAGTATAATGGTTAACCCCTCAGCTGTACTGCCAACTACGCTGCCTTCTACAGTAGTCAAGGAAGAAGTCGTAACAAGTTCGGCCATGACCAGTACCTTAAACAAACCGACGCTCCTTATCAAGACTGAACCCCAGCAGGCAGTGACCACAACTGTTCAG AGCCCTCAATCCCAACCCTCCAATGGTGCCACTGTTACCACTCAAGTCACCGTCATGAGACCTCAGACAACTATTGGCCAAACCATCAAGCAGCAGAGTCCTTTGGTGTCGTCCCATCCCGTGTCTCACACGGCAGCGCTCACGACTGTCGCAGCTAAACCTACGTTAACAACGGCCTCGCAGTTGGTTGTACAATCGCACAAGCCATCGTCTGTACAGATGAGTCTATCGTCATCCACCGCAAATACACCTTCGACCCCAGTGATAACTGCTCGCACAACCACCAGTCATAACATAATTAACAACAG GTTTAAGAATACCGGTAAACCCCGTAAAGATCTCCGGCCAGAGGAAAAGGTTTTCCCCAAACCAGCCTACTCGTACTCCTGTCTCATTGCGCTAGCCCTCAAAAATAGTACTACCGGCAGCTTACCAGTCTCAGAGATATACAGCTTTATGTG TGAACATTTCCCGTACTTCAGAACAGCACCAAATGGTTGGAAGAATTCTGTGAGGCATAACTTGAGTCTTAACAAGTGTTTTGAGAAAATAGAAAAGCCAGTTG TTGCGGGAAGTAACCAGCGGAAGGGCTGCCTTTGGGCCCTCAATCCAGCTAAAGCTCATAAAATGGATGACGAAGTTCAGAAATGGAGCAAAAAGGATCTTCAGGGTATTAAAGATGCCATGCAGTATCCAG AGGTTTTAGATGCCTTGGAAGGAGGGGAAATGAAATTTGAGTACAGCAATTGTGGTGTTTCATCTTGTAGTGAAGATGAGGATGAAGACGAAGAGGTGGATCCGTTGTCAGTAGACGCTTCTTCAAGCTCAACAGTAGGGTCAATGAAG GTAAACTCTCTGACATCTACCGTTATTCCCAACCAGAGAGTCCAAACATCAGTGAATCATGTTAGACACACTGTACAGAATGTCCGCACCTCATTACCATCCAATTTAACGCATACTACCCAAAGTCACAACTTAAGGCAAGCGTTCACCTCTCATTCTATCAAGCGAAGCCAAGTAACCTCATCAGACGATACCGAATTAATCTTGCCAGACTCTACAATGACTGAAATCAACTTACAG CTTGCTTCCAAAGGCCATTAA